One window from the genome of Alosa alosa isolate M-15738 ecotype Scorff River chromosome 15, AALO_Geno_1.1, whole genome shotgun sequence encodes:
- the rab34a gene encoding ras-related protein Rab-34a isoform X1: MSVLPPIRRDRVIAQLPTCFNKEAALHTKEEFHSKVRTACQEQKTGTVGRFKISKVIVVGDLAVGKTCLINRFCKDTFDKNYKATIGVDFEMERFEVLGVPFSLQLWDTAGQERFKCIASTYYRGAQAIIIVFDLTDVSSLGHARQWLEDAMKENDPSSVLLFLVGTKKDLSSPAQYSQIEEDAVRLSEEIKAEYWAVSALTGEGVREFFFRVASLTFEANVLAELEKSGSRRIGEVVKITSNTNNTHTTSKKKHPNCCQ; this comes from the exons ATGAGTGTGCTACCGCCCATTCGGAGGGATCGAGTCATAGCCCAGCTGCCTACG TGCTTCAACAAAGAGGCTGCCCTGCACACCAAGGAGGAGTTCCACTCCAAAGTCCGGACAGCATGCCAGGAACAGAAGACTGGGACCGTGGG TAGGTTTAAGATCTCCAAGGTCATTGTCGTGGGTGACCTGGCTGTTGGCAAAACATGTCTGATTAATAG GTTTTGTAAGGACACTTTTGACAAGAACTACAAGGCCACCATTGGTGTGGACTTTGAGATGGAGCGGTTTGAGGTGCTAGGTGTCCCTTTCAGCTTGCAGCT ATGGGATACCGCAGGGCAGGAGAGATTTAAATGTATTGCTTCTACATATTACAGAGGGGCTCAAG CTATCATAATTGTGTTTGACTTGACGGATGTGTCATCGTTGGGTCATGCCAG GCAGTGGCTGGAAGACGCCATGAAGGAGAATGACCCTTCCAGTGTGCTGCTCTTCCTGGTTGGAACCAAGAaagacttgagt TCCCCTGCTCAGTATTCTCAGATTGAGGAGGATGCTGTTCGACTCTCCGAAGAGATAAAGGCGGAGTACTGGGCTGTCTCTGCACTAACAG GAGAGGGCGTGAGGGAGTTTTTCTTCCGTGTTGCGTCCCTAACATTCGAGGCCAATGTCCTAGCAGAACTGGAGAAGAGTGGATCCCGACGCATTGGGGAAGTTGTTA AAATCACCAgcaacaccaacaacacacacaccacatccaaGAAGAAGCACCCTAACTGCTGTCAATGA
- the rab34a gene encoding ras-related protein Rab-34a isoform X2 gives MSVLPPIRRDRVIAQLPTCFNKEAALHTKEEFHSKVRTACQEQKTGTVGFKISKVIVVGDLAVGKTCLINRFCKDTFDKNYKATIGVDFEMERFEVLGVPFSLQLWDTAGQERFKCIASTYYRGAQAIIIVFDLTDVSSLGHARQWLEDAMKENDPSSVLLFLVGTKKDLSSPAQYSQIEEDAVRLSEEIKAEYWAVSALTGEGVREFFFRVASLTFEANVLAELEKSGSRRIGEVVKITSNTNNTHTTSKKKHPNCCQ, from the exons ATGAGTGTGCTACCGCCCATTCGGAGGGATCGAGTCATAGCCCAGCTGCCTACG TGCTTCAACAAAGAGGCTGCCCTGCACACCAAGGAGGAGTTCCACTCCAAAGTCCGGACAGCATGCCAGGAACAGAAGACTGGGACCGTGGG GTTTAAGATCTCCAAGGTCATTGTCGTGGGTGACCTGGCTGTTGGCAAAACATGTCTGATTAATAG GTTTTGTAAGGACACTTTTGACAAGAACTACAAGGCCACCATTGGTGTGGACTTTGAGATGGAGCGGTTTGAGGTGCTAGGTGTCCCTTTCAGCTTGCAGCT ATGGGATACCGCAGGGCAGGAGAGATTTAAATGTATTGCTTCTACATATTACAGAGGGGCTCAAG CTATCATAATTGTGTTTGACTTGACGGATGTGTCATCGTTGGGTCATGCCAG GCAGTGGCTGGAAGACGCCATGAAGGAGAATGACCCTTCCAGTGTGCTGCTCTTCCTGGTTGGAACCAAGAaagacttgagt TCCCCTGCTCAGTATTCTCAGATTGAGGAGGATGCTGTTCGACTCTCCGAAGAGATAAAGGCGGAGTACTGGGCTGTCTCTGCACTAACAG GAGAGGGCGTGAGGGAGTTTTTCTTCCGTGTTGCGTCCCTAACATTCGAGGCCAATGTCCTAGCAGAACTGGAGAAGAGTGGATCCCGACGCATTGGGGAAGTTGTTA AAATCACCAgcaacaccaacaacacacacaccacatccaaGAAGAAGCACCCTAACTGCTGTCAATGA
- the zgc:174895 gene encoding adenine phosphoribosyltransferase, with the protein MDALAFPQDRGKGWYISLMAPNTKGPKFAWLDPSRLYCNSQALSDCVQDLLKPFQNESIDIVAGIDAMGFILGSAVATTLGKGFLAIRKAGHLCIDTQTQDYSDYSGREKLMEVRLDVLRPGLKVLIVDQWIETGGTMKAAIQLVEKQGATVVGVAAVAIENSEGGTWIKQNYKHSHCIPEELQSQIDSQYLESFALFGHKKQ; encoded by the exons ATGGACGCTTTGGCTTTCCCTCAAGACAGGGGAAAGGGCTGGTATATATCTCTCATGGCACCTAACACCAAAGGACCAAAGTTTGCTTGGCTTGACCCTTCAAGGCTCTACTGCAACTCCCAG gCATTATCAGATTGTGTTCAGGACCTGCTGAAACCATTCCAGAATGAGTCGATTGACATTGTTGCTGGCATAGATGCCATGGGATTCATTCTAG GGTCTGCTGTGGCTACCACTCTTGGGAAAGGTTTCCTGGCCATCCGTAAAGCAGGACATTTATGTATCGACACTCAGACCCAAGATTACAGTGACTATTCGGGGCGCGAGAAACTGATGGAAGTGCGTCTGGACGTACTCAGGCCAG GCCTGAAGGTGCTTATAGTGGATCAGTGGATCGAGACGGGAGGCACCATGAAGGCAGCCATCCAGCTTGTGGAGAAGCAAGGGGCCACGGTGGTGG GTGTTGCTGCAGTGGCCATTGAGAACAGTGAGGGTGGCACATGGATTAAGCAGAACTATAAGCACTCGCACTGCATCCCAGAGGAACTCCAATCACAGATCGACAGCCAGTACCTGGAATCGTTCGCACTTTTTGGCCACAAAAAACAGTGA